The genomic segment CTCAGCATAAACATGTGCTAAGGTAGTTTTACCTACTTGCCTTGGGCCAAGTAGTGCACAAACAGAATGTGCACGATAAGTTTGCTCTATTTTTTTAAGATAATCTTGTCTTTCCATAAAAATACCCTGTAATTTGGAACCTTATATTCCAGATTACAGGGTATTTTGGAAAAATACAATTAAATACTATCTTAATAACGCCAGCTCGATTTTCAACTACCTGCTAATCAATAACTTGAATAGTTAAAACACGGAGACGCGGAGACACGGAGATTTATCATTTATGATGCGTTCTACACCGTTTTTTACTTGTTTATTGCCAAAATTAATGAGTAAACCTAGTTCATGTCTTGTTAAGCGCAAGTATGTAAGAAGTTGAACAGAATGAATAGGATACTCTTTCTCTGTTGCTTTAATTTCAATGATAATTTTATTTTCAACTAGGATATCC from the Chlamydiales bacterium genome contains:
- a CDS encoding GxxExxY protein → NDLSYKIIGAAIEVHKVLGGPGLLESVYESALCHELLLQGLQIQTQVPLNVIYKGCKIREPLYLDILVENKIIIEIKATEKEYPIHSVQLLTYLRLTRHELGLLINFGNKQVKNGVERIINDKSPCLRVSVF